In Chitinophaga sp. HK235, a single window of DNA contains:
- a CDS encoding glutamine synthetase III, producing MQSLRFTALEGLAGVDTKLPEHNGKITEVFGSNVFAGRIVREYLSDEAYKSLMNSIKNGTKLERKMAEQIASGMKAWAMKKGVTHYTHWFQPLTGTTAEKHDSFFTLKGDGTALETFDGDALVQQEPDASSFPNGGLRATFEARGYTAWDPSSPAFILEQGYGKTLCIPTIFVSYTGESLDYKAPLLKALAAIDKAAVDVCNYFDKNITKVTPTLGWEQEYFLVDENLANARPDLLMTGRTVVGHAPSKGQQLEDHYFGSIPERIYAYMRDFEEESYKLGIPLRTRHNEVAPSQFECAPIFEEVNIAVDHNSLLMDIMNKVAKRHKLKVLLHEKPFAGINGSGKHNNWSMATDTGVNLLAPGKTPKTNLMFLTFFVNTIKAVHDYADLLRAAIASASNDFRLGANEAPPAIISVFSGKYLYEVLQEVKSRVSNKFDEQDEAILKLDLHRHIPELMLDNTDRNRTSPFAFTGNKFEFRAVGSTANCASAMTVLNTIVAKTLTDFKVEVDGLIEKGEKKEIAIMQTLRKYIVDSEKILFEGDGYSDEWEKEAEKRGLQNIKTTPKALDAMVTPKAAQLYTETGVYTEKELHARHEILLEDYVKKVQIEARVIGDLATNTILPSAISYLNELISNIRGLKEIGLGDASYKAQTQIAAKISEHINVISENVQAMIEQRKVTNKLTDSRQKAIDYCEKIKPYFDVIRYHSDKLEFLVDDKKWALPKYRELLFLR from the coding sequence ATGCAATCGTTACGTTTCACCGCGCTGGAAGGATTAGCTGGCGTAGACACCAAACTTCCCGAACACAACGGTAAAATCACCGAAGTATTCGGCAGCAATGTTTTTGCCGGAAGAATTGTAAGGGAATATCTGAGTGACGAGGCTTACAAAAGCCTGATGAACTCAATTAAAAATGGCACCAAGCTGGAACGCAAAATGGCGGAGCAAATCGCTTCCGGCATGAAAGCCTGGGCCATGAAAAAAGGTGTAACCCACTACACTCACTGGTTTCAGCCATTAACCGGCACCACTGCTGAAAAGCATGACTCCTTTTTCACCCTCAAAGGTGATGGCACTGCCCTGGAAACTTTTGACGGCGACGCCCTGGTACAACAGGAGCCTGACGCCTCCAGCTTCCCTAACGGCGGTTTAAGAGCCACCTTCGAAGCCCGCGGCTACACAGCCTGGGACCCTTCCTCCCCTGCGTTTATTCTGGAACAGGGTTATGGTAAAACCCTCTGCATCCCTACTATATTTGTTTCCTACACCGGCGAATCACTGGACTATAAAGCTCCGCTGCTGAAAGCACTGGCCGCTATCGACAAAGCCGCAGTAGACGTATGCAACTATTTCGATAAAAATATTACCAAAGTAACCCCTACCCTCGGTTGGGAACAGGAATACTTCCTGGTAGATGAAAACCTGGCTAACGCCCGTCCTGACCTGCTCATGACCGGCCGTACCGTGGTAGGTCACGCACCTTCCAAAGGCCAGCAGCTGGAAGACCACTACTTCGGTTCTATCCCTGAGCGTATATACGCTTACATGCGCGATTTCGAAGAAGAATCCTACAAACTGGGTATTCCTTTAAGAACACGCCACAACGAAGTAGCTCCTTCCCAGTTCGAATGCGCTCCTATATTTGAAGAAGTAAACATCGCAGTGGACCACAACTCCCTGCTGATGGACATCATGAATAAAGTGGCCAAACGCCACAAACTGAAAGTACTGCTGCACGAAAAACCGTTCGCAGGCATCAACGGTTCCGGTAAACACAACAACTGGAGCATGGCCACCGACACTGGTGTAAACCTGCTGGCTCCCGGTAAAACACCGAAAACCAACCTGATGTTCCTCACGTTCTTCGTGAACACCATCAAAGCCGTACACGACTACGCCGACCTGCTGAGAGCTGCGATCGCTTCCGCCAGCAACGACTTCCGTCTGGGTGCCAACGAAGCTCCTCCTGCCATCATCTCCGTATTCTCCGGTAAATACCTCTACGAAGTACTGCAGGAAGTAAAATCCCGCGTAAGCAACAAATTCGACGAACAGGATGAAGCCATCCTCAAACTCGACCTGCACCGCCACATTCCTGAGCTGATGCTGGACAACACCGACCGTAACCGTACCTCTCCTTTTGCTTTCACCGGCAACAAGTTTGAGTTCCGTGCCGTAGGTTCTACTGCCAACTGCGCCTCCGCAATGACCGTGCTGAACACCATCGTGGCTAAAACCCTGACCGACTTTAAAGTGGAAGTGGACGGCCTGATCGAAAAAGGTGAGAAAAAAGAGATTGCCATCATGCAAACTCTTCGGAAATATATTGTAGATTCGGAAAAAATTCTGTTCGAAGGCGACGGATACAGCGACGAATGGGAAAAAGAAGCTGAAAAAAGAGGCTTACAGAACATCAAAACCACGCCTAAAGCGCTGGATGCGATGGTTACTCCAAAAGCCGCTCAGCTGTATACCGAAACCGGCGTTTATACAGAAAAAGAATTACACGCCCGCCACGAGATCCTGCTGGAAGACTACGTGAAGAAAGTGCAAATCGAAGCCCGTGTAATCGGCGACCTGGCCACTAACACCATTCTGCCTTCCGCTATCAGCTACCTCAATGAACTGATCAGCAACATCCGCGGACTGAAAGAAATAGGCCTGGGAGATGCCTCCTACAAAGCACAAACACAAATCGCCGCTAAAATATCTGAACATATCAACGTAATCAGTGAAAATGTTCAGGCCATGATCGAGCAACGTAAGGTCACTAACAAACTGACCGACAGCCGTCAGAAAGCGATCGACTACTGCGAAAAGATTAAGCCGTACTTTGATGTTATCCGCTACCACTCCGATAAACTGGAGTTCCTGGTGGACGACAAAAAATGGGCGCTGCCTAAATACAGAGAACTGCTTTTCTTGCGATAA
- the accC gene encoding acetyl-CoA carboxylase biotin carboxylase subunit — protein MFKKILIANRGEIALRIIRTCKEMGIKTVAVYSTADKDSLHVKFADEAVCIGKPQSSESYLNIPHLMAAAEITNADAIHPGYGFLAENARFAEICGEHGIKFIGPTPEMIRKMGDKMTAKETMIAAGVPVIPGSEGLLQSVEEAQTLAKKMGLPVILKATAGGGGKGMRVVWNENELENAYNMAKNEARAAFNNDGIYMEKFVEEPRHIEIQVAGDQYGKVCHLSERDCSIQRRHQKLVEESPSPFMTPELREKMGEAAIKAASAINYESVGTIEFLVDKHRNFYFMEMNTRIQVEHGVTEEVINFDLVKEQIKIAAGIPISGKNYTPQMHAIECRINAEDPYNDFRPSPGKITTLHIPGGHGVRVDSHIYAGYVIPPYYDSMVAKIITMAQTREEAINTMERALSEFVIEGVKTTIPFHQQLMRDENFRKGNFTTKFTETFKLV, from the coding sequence ATGTTTAAAAAAATATTGATTGCCAACCGTGGTGAGATCGCCCTTCGGATTATCCGTACCTGTAAGGAAATGGGTATCAAAACGGTTGCAGTTTATTCTACTGCAGATAAAGACAGCCTGCATGTGAAGTTTGCGGATGAAGCGGTGTGTATTGGCAAGCCACAGAGCAGCGAATCTTACCTGAATATCCCTCACCTCATGGCAGCCGCCGAGATCACCAATGCCGACGCAATCCACCCCGGATATGGCTTCCTGGCTGAAAATGCCCGTTTTGCCGAAATCTGCGGAGAGCATGGTATCAAGTTCATCGGCCCCACTCCGGAAATGATCCGTAAAATGGGCGACAAGATGACGGCGAAAGAAACCATGATTGCAGCCGGTGTACCGGTAATCCCCGGTTCCGAGGGCCTGCTCCAGAGCGTGGAAGAAGCCCAAACCCTTGCAAAAAAAATGGGCTTACCCGTAATCCTGAAAGCTACTGCCGGTGGTGGTGGTAAAGGTATGCGCGTGGTATGGAATGAGAATGAGCTGGAGAATGCCTACAATATGGCTAAAAATGAAGCCCGCGCCGCTTTCAACAACGACGGTATCTACATGGAGAAATTCGTGGAAGAGCCCCGTCACATTGAAATCCAGGTTGCAGGTGATCAATATGGCAAAGTATGCCACCTGTCTGAAAGAGACTGCTCTATCCAGCGCCGTCACCAGAAACTGGTAGAAGAATCCCCTTCTCCTTTCATGACTCCCGAGCTGCGTGAGAAAATGGGCGAAGCTGCTATCAAAGCAGCCAGCGCTATCAACTACGAAAGCGTTGGTACCATTGAGTTCCTGGTGGATAAACACCGTAACTTCTACTTCATGGAAATGAACACCCGTATTCAGGTAGAACACGGGGTGACAGAAGAGGTGATCAACTTCGACCTGGTTAAGGAACAGATTAAGATCGCAGCCGGTATTCCTATCTCCGGAAAGAACTATACGCCTCAGATGCATGCCATCGAGTGCCGTATCAATGCGGAAGATCCTTACAACGATTTCCGTCCTTCTCCGGGTAAGATCACTACCCTGCATATCCCGGGCGGCCACGGTGTACGCGTGGACTCCCACATTTATGCCGGTTATGTGATTCCTCCGTATTACGATTCCATGGTAGCTAAAATCATCACGATGGCACAAACCCGTGAAGAGGCTATCAATACTATGGAGCGCGCACTGAGCGAATTCGTGATCGAAGGTGTTAAAACTACCATTCCTTTCCATCAGCAGCTGATGAGGGACGAGAACTTCCGTAAAGGTAACTTTACGACCAAGTTCACCGAAACCTTTAAGCTGGTATAA
- the accB gene encoding acetyl-CoA carboxylase biotin carboxyl carrier protein yields the protein MDFKQIQELVKMINKSNISELSIEQDKFKITIKQKDNEVQQVITVPAAAAPIQTVAAVAPAAAPVPAAGTPAAAAPTAPKADNLITIKSPMIGTFYRSAGPDKPPFINVGDDVTAGKVVCIIEAMKLFNEIESEVSGKIVKVLVDDASPVEYDQPLFLVEP from the coding sequence ATGGACTTTAAACAGATTCAGGAACTGGTAAAGATGATCAACAAATCCAATATCAGTGAACTGAGCATTGAGCAGGACAAGTTCAAGATTACAATAAAACAGAAAGACAACGAAGTACAACAGGTAATCACTGTTCCTGCGGCCGCAGCGCCCATCCAAACGGTAGCAGCTGTAGCTCCGGCAGCCGCACCAGTACCTGCAGCAGGCACACCAGCCGCTGCTGCGCCAACTGCACCTAAAGCAGATAACCTGATCACTATCAAATCTCCAATGATCGGTACTTTCTACCGCTCCGCCGGTCCAGATAAACCTCCTTTTATCAATGTTGGTGACGATGTAACTGCTGGTAAAGTAGTTTGCATCATCGAAGCGATGAAATTATTCAACGAAATTGAAAGTGAAGTGAGTGGTAAGATCGTTAAAGTACTTGTTGACGATGCTTCTCCGGTAGAATATGATCAACCTTTGTTTTTAGTAGAACCGTAA
- the efp gene encoding elongation factor P: MATTADIRTGLIIKLDNSLYSVVEFGQNKTARAAAKVWAKLKGVDNSRSIEHTWNSGDTIFPVRIEKKAFQFLYKDDTGYNFMDNETFEQIAMAEQTIDAPQFLKEGQEVAVQINTETEQYMSVELPDKIVVLVTYSEPGVKGDTATRTLKPATVETGATVMVPLFVEEGELIRVNTKNGEYIERVKA; this comes from the coding sequence ATGGCTACCACCGCAGATATCAGAACAGGATTAATTATCAAGCTGGATAACAGTTTGTATTCTGTTGTAGAGTTTGGTCAAAACAAAACCGCCCGTGCTGCAGCGAAAGTTTGGGCTAAATTGAAAGGCGTTGATAATTCCCGTTCTATAGAACACACCTGGAACTCTGGTGATACCATTTTCCCGGTTCGTATTGAGAAAAAAGCATTTCAGTTTTTATATAAGGATGACACCGGCTACAATTTCATGGATAATGAAACTTTTGAGCAGATTGCTATGGCCGAGCAGACCATCGATGCACCTCAGTTCCTGAAAGAAGGTCAGGAAGTGGCGGTACAGATCAACACAGAAACTGAACAATACATGTCGGTAGAACTGCCTGATAAAATCGTGGTACTGGTAACTTACTCCGAGCCTGGTGTAAAAGGTGATACTGCTACCCGTACACTGAAACCTGCTACTGTAGAAACCGGTGCAACTGTAATGGTGCCCCTGTTTGTAGAAGAGGGCGAACTGATCCGTGTGAATACCAAGAATGGCGAATACATCGAAAGAGTAAAAGCGTAA
- a CDS encoding peroxiredoxin — protein MRNVFLFVLCCLPMFLKAQNAAPSKPAYLQYPVIPAFPLTMVDGHTITKNDLRKNEKTMVFVFSVDCDHCKHLTEEMLKNLDKFKRTQILMITPFKVEQMKEYYDHYNIKNYPNIIMASEPTRQIMYFYDLHYFPGLYLYGKKQQFIKGFEGTVKLDSLAHYLK, from the coding sequence ATGCGTAATGTGTTTTTATTTGTATTGTGTTGTCTACCAATGTTCCTGAAGGCCCAAAATGCTGCCCCTTCCAAACCTGCTTATCTGCAGTATCCTGTCATTCCGGCATTCCCCCTCACCATGGTAGATGGCCATACCATCACCAAAAACGACCTTCGCAAAAATGAAAAAACAATGGTTTTTGTTTTTAGCGTAGATTGCGACCATTGCAAGCATCTAACAGAAGAAATGCTGAAAAACCTGGACAAATTCAAACGTACCCAGATCCTGATGATAACGCCCTTTAAGGTAGAACAGATGAAGGAATACTATGACCATTATAACATTAAGAATTACCCCAATATTATTATGGCCAGCGAACCTACCCGCCAGATTATGTATTTCTATGACCTGCATTACTTCCCCGGACTTTATCTATATGGCAAAAAACAACAGTTCATCAAGGGCTTTGAAGGCACTGTGAAACTGGATTCCCTGGCTCATTACCTGAAATAG
- the mdh gene encoding malate dehydrogenase: MKVTVVGAGNVGATCANVLAHRDFLQEVVLLDIKEGTAEGKALDTWQQAPIDYYSTRVTGVTNDYTKTANSDVVVITSGLPRKPGMSRDDLISTNANIVKSVTENITKHSPNAIIIVVSNPLDVMTYCAYLTAKKNSNKVFGMAGVLDTARYRAFLAEEIGCSPKDIQAILMGGHGDTMVPLPRYTTVSGIPVTELVAADKLEAIIQRTKVGGGEIVNLLGTSAWYAPGAAAAQMVEAIVKDEKRIFPVCAWLTGEYGLKDIYLGVPVVLGKNGIEKILELKLNEEEKALLNTSAQHVKEVMDVLDKMQSATA, from the coding sequence ATGAAAGTTACAGTAGTAGGAGCAGGAAATGTGGGCGCAACCTGCGCCAACGTGCTGGCCCATAGAGATTTTCTACAAGAAGTGGTTTTATTGGATATTAAGGAAGGAACAGCTGAAGGAAAAGCGCTGGATACATGGCAGCAAGCTCCCATCGATTATTACAGCACCAGGGTTACCGGGGTCACTAATGATTATACCAAAACGGCCAACAGCGATGTGGTAGTAATCACCTCAGGCCTCCCCCGCAAACCCGGCATGAGCCGTGACGACCTGATTTCCACCAACGCCAATATCGTTAAATCAGTTACTGAAAATATTACCAAACACTCTCCCAACGCAATTATCATTGTTGTCAGCAACCCGCTTGACGTAATGACCTACTGTGCGTACCTGACTGCCAAAAAGAACAGCAACAAGGTGTTCGGTATGGCCGGTGTCCTGGATACCGCCCGTTACCGCGCTTTCCTGGCCGAAGAAATCGGTTGTTCCCCCAAAGATATCCAGGCCATCCTGATGGGCGGCCACGGCGATACTATGGTCCCCCTCCCCCGCTACACCACCGTTAGCGGCATTCCTGTTACTGAACTGGTAGCGGCAGACAAACTGGAAGCCATCATTCAACGTACCAAAGTAGGCGGCGGCGAAATCGTCAACCTCCTCGGCACCTCTGCCTGGTACGCTCCGGGAGCTGCAGCTGCCCAGATGGTGGAAGCTATCGTAAAAGATGAAAAACGTATCTTCCCGGTTTGTGCATGGCTCACCGGCGAATACGGCCTGAAAGATATCTACCTCGGCGTTCCTGTAGTCCTGGGTAAAAACGGTATCGAAAAAATTCTGGAACTGAAACTTAATGAAGAAGAAAAAGCACTGCTCAACACTTCCGCCCAACACGTGAAAGAAGTGATGGACGTGCTCGATAAAATGCAGTCTGCTACGGCATAA
- a CDS encoding MarR family winged helix-turn-helix transcriptional regulator: MSNLEKLITQKNFGDDYQRGLVSLIFVGNWITSRHQQFFKRYDITMQQYNILRILRGQHPKAASINLLKERMLDKMSDVSRLVERLRKADFVERKSCELDRRAVDVKITAKGLELLSTIDAELSQLNDSFKSLNEKEIGQLNKLLDKMLEAYH, from the coding sequence ATGTCAAATCTTGAAAAACTCATTACACAAAAAAATTTCGGAGATGATTATCAACGGGGACTTGTAAGCCTCATCTTCGTCGGTAACTGGATCACCTCCCGCCATCAGCAGTTTTTCAAACGTTACGACATCACCATGCAACAATACAACATACTGCGCATCCTTCGCGGACAACACCCCAAAGCCGCCAGTATCAACCTGCTGAAAGAAAGAATGCTCGACAAAATGAGCGATGTGTCCCGTCTCGTGGAAAGACTGCGTAAAGCCGACTTCGTGGAACGCAAGAGCTGCGAACTCGACAGAAGAGCTGTAGACGTAAAAATTACCGCCAAAGGCCTGGAACTGCTCAGCACCATCGATGCGGAACTCAGTCAGCTGAACGATTCCTTCAAATCTCTGAATGAAAAAGAAATCGGTCAGCTGAACAAATTATTGGATAAAATGCTGGAAGCTTACCATTAA
- a CDS encoding MFS transporter produces the protein MKTDSRSASIFNIAVIVASLGYFVDIYDLLLFTIVRVPSLKELGLPQNEIDAGAGLLLINIQMLGLLIGGIVWGIVGDKKGRLSVLFGSILIYSVANIANGFVHSINGYVLWRFVAGFGLAGELGAGITLVSEILPKEKRGYGTMIVATVGVSGAVAANLIAKLVGDWRICYFIGGGLGLCLLILRVSVMESHLFNEVRSSTAARGSFFALFTSRQRFFKYLKCMLLGAPTWFVVGILIAFSNKFAKEMNVNGAINPGDAVAFCYAGLTLGDFSSGLISQLWRSRRKVMLLFLVFTGIMVAVYLNMFGAQTWMFYTVCFLLGFSVGFWAIFVTIAAESFGTNLRATVATTVPNFARGMLPLISLLFIQVQHYFTFLQSGAIVAVICIGIAMVAAWKIEETFGKDLNYLEEI, from the coding sequence ATGAAAACTGATAGCCGCTCTGCCTCTATCTTTAATATAGCCGTCATTGTTGCTTCTCTGGGCTATTTTGTAGATATCTATGACCTTCTTCTTTTTACCATTGTCCGGGTGCCTAGTTTAAAGGAACTGGGATTACCACAAAATGAAATTGATGCCGGTGCCGGCCTGTTGCTGATCAATATCCAGATGCTGGGATTGTTGATCGGAGGGATTGTATGGGGCATCGTCGGCGATAAAAAGGGCCGTTTGAGCGTATTGTTCGGTTCCATCCTGATTTATTCCGTGGCCAATATTGCCAATGGTTTTGTGCATAGCATCAATGGTTATGTACTCTGGCGGTTTGTTGCTGGTTTTGGTCTGGCAGGGGAACTGGGTGCAGGTATTACCCTGGTATCTGAGATATTACCAAAAGAAAAACGAGGATATGGCACCATGATCGTGGCCACAGTAGGGGTTTCCGGCGCAGTGGCGGCCAACCTGATCGCCAAACTGGTAGGAGACTGGCGGATCTGTTATTTTATCGGTGGAGGTTTGGGCCTTTGTCTGCTGATTCTGCGGGTGAGTGTGATGGAATCGCATCTGTTCAATGAAGTACGTTCTTCAACTGCAGCCAGGGGTAGTTTTTTCGCGTTATTTACCAGCCGGCAGCGGTTTTTCAAATATCTGAAATGTATGTTGCTGGGTGCACCTACCTGGTTTGTGGTAGGTATCCTGATTGCTTTTTCCAACAAGTTTGCCAAGGAAATGAATGTCAACGGAGCTATCAATCCCGGTGATGCGGTGGCTTTCTGTTATGCAGGGCTGACACTGGGGGATTTTTCTTCCGGGTTGATTAGTCAGCTGTGGAGAAGCCGGCGTAAGGTAATGTTGTTGTTTCTGGTGTTTACTGGTATTATGGTGGCGGTTTATCTCAATATGTTCGGGGCGCAGACCTGGATGTTTTATACCGTATGTTTCCTGCTGGGCTTCAGTGTAGGGTTCTGGGCTATTTTTGTGACCATTGCGGCAGAGAGTTTTGGTACCAACCTGCGGGCTACGGTGGCCACCACGGTGCCTAACTTTGCGAGGGGCATGTTACCGCTGATCTCCCTGTTGTTTATACAGGTGCAGCATTATTTCACCTTTCTGCAGAGCGGGGCGATAGTAGCGGTAATTTGTATCGGTATTGCTATGGTTGCTGCCTGGAAAATAGAAGAGACTTTTGGAAAAGACCTGAATTATCTGGAAGAGATATAG
- a CDS encoding DedA family protein, protein MDQILEFFKHLINPSWIIEHGGLYLLLAIIFAETGLFIGFFLPGDSLLFVAGIYSEDLCRSFYDMPFFVVMLLIALAGVLGNMVGFWFGQKSGPLLFKKKDTFFFKKKHLHQAHDFFVKYGGGAIFLARFLPIIRTFAPIVAGIVQMEKKKFMLFNIIGSFSWVFSMMLAGHYLDKLFPTLKNHLELIILVIILVTTLPVIIKLVSGKVKHPIDHDPNKSEVTSASDTTL, encoded by the coding sequence ATGGACCAGATTTTAGAGTTTTTTAAACACCTCATTAATCCCTCGTGGATTATTGAACATGGTGGCCTGTACCTGTTACTGGCAATTATTTTTGCAGAAACCGGTTTATTTATTGGTTTTTTCCTTCCCGGCGATTCCCTGCTGTTTGTAGCAGGTATTTATAGTGAGGATCTCTGCCGGAGCTTTTACGATATGCCATTTTTTGTGGTGATGCTGCTGATTGCACTGGCTGGTGTGCTGGGTAACATGGTAGGCTTCTGGTTTGGTCAGAAATCCGGTCCGTTGTTATTTAAGAAAAAAGATACTTTCTTCTTTAAGAAAAAACACCTGCACCAGGCGCATGACTTCTTTGTGAAGTATGGCGGCGGCGCCATCTTCCTGGCCCGTTTCCTGCCCATTATCCGTACGTTTGCCCCTATCGTGGCCGGTATCGTGCAGATGGAAAAAAAGAAATTCATGTTGTTTAATATAATTGGTTCCTTCTCCTGGGTATTTTCCATGATGCTGGCAGGCCATTATCTTGACAAACTGTTCCCTACTCTTAAAAATCATCTGGAGCTGATCATTCTGGTGATTATTCTTGTTACCACACTACCGGTTATTATAAAGCTTGTCTCCGGTAAGGTCAAACATCCGATTGATCACGACCCCAACAAATCCGAAGTTACCAGTGCATCAGACACAACTTTATAA